GTAGATGCTAAAGACCTGAATTTGCTGGCTGTGGATGCTTCTTTTTAGAAGATGATATTCGGTTTATGCTACCCCATGGTGACAAAAAGAATATTTTGAATGATGTTTTTTAGAATATCTTTTAAGTGGATTGCAGGCTGAAAAAAAAACCTGCAGATAACACCACATCTAAACTAAAATTTCTCTTTGAACCACTGCATCTATCACAATGAATTTTGTTAGGCACCCATCCTAAAACGATGCAAGAGCTCTGAGATGGCAGTCAGAATTGTCCAGCAACATGCATGACATAATTTGGACGTGCTTGATTGAGCTGAATATCATGTCATCCCAAACAAAGGTGTAACATGAAAGTGCCATATGTGGTCACGCCCTCCCCCCAAAACTCCCAAGTTCTGTCCTTCTAGCTGTTATCCTACCTGGACAACTCTGGTTGCCATCTCAGAATTTTCATGAGTTTGTCAGGACAGGCATAAGACACCGGTGTTACATGAACACAGATGCGGGTATCCAATTCGGCACTTTTTTTTGTGGACACGCCAATATACATACCACTAGGAATCTGACACAGGATCGGGGTGTCTgacttggcaaaaaaaaaaaggatatggGTGTCCGGTAACGCTGTATGATGCTAAACCTGGAGCAAAGTGGAGTGATTAAAAGGTAGAGTTCACCCAAAGTGGAGTTTTTGTTTTTAAAAGTCTTGTTCATTGCACGGACAGATCACCACATATTCTTTTGAAAACTTATGAGATTTATTGTCTTCTCTAAATAGTAACCTTTTTTGCATGTTCCTCTTTTTCGCTGGTGTAAATCTTCCAATTTCACGACATTAAGATTAATCTGCTCTTTGTGCAGGGAGATGATGTCTGTGCAATTTGTGATGATGGTGGCTACGTAACTTGGTAGGTATTCTGATAATGAAGTTTCAGTGGTTTGGCTTCCTCTCCTTTATACGTGCAGTGAATTATTGTTTTCAAGAATAAACCATATCttgtataaatattaaaattgaGTTCAAACACTGAGTCACTGACACATGAGAGTGTGCCACATCATCACATTTCTCCCAGCTGTCCTGTCCTATTTCCCATCCAGTGGATACAGATAGACGTAAACAATAATTTATAAAATCCCCATTTTGGAAAGTGCCACAAATGATGCATTAAATTGTTTGTGAAGTCTTGGACTTGGAATGTGTTACATGCTTATAAAAATATTCCCATCAATTgtattaatatttttttgtttttactgAGATAAATAGATTTCTGCAGCAATGTTTTGGCTTGAATCCTATTTCCATGCTTATCACTTCTTTCCTTGGCTTTATTTCAGCTGTGATGGTGGATGTCTGAGGTCTTTCCACCTAACTGAAGAACATGGTGAGGGTTCAAAGTGTCCATCCCTTGGGCTTACTAGTGAACAAGCAAAGGTACCTCTTAATTGAGTTGCTGACTCTTTAAATTCATCCTTGCTTTTGTATTTACCAATTGCTTCATGCTTTTCATTGATAACTCAGATGATAATTGATAAGACAACTGCAAGTATAAGCAACATCAGTGTTCTGCTTGTGGATTGTTGGGGTCTTCAGACTTGTCATCAGGAGCTGAGGTAGGCATAGCATCTATGTTTGATTATGTTAACTGGCTTTtgaatttatatttttatttggaaAAGATGAAGAAATAACAACTGTGAAAGTCTGAAACAGTGCGTAAAAAACGACAGCTCAATTTCTTGTAGAAAGACAGGATGCACAAGTATATCAAGATTCCTTTTTCCACTGGCATATAATCCAAATGTTTGACGAATTTTATCTATGTGCGTTCTCATCTGAACTCATTGTTAACCACTGCATTTCTTGTCAGGTATTCAAATGTAAGAACTATGCATGTGGGCATTTTTACCACCCTAAGTGTATTTCCGAACTGCGGCACCCTGATAGCAAACACCAGGCCTCCCTTTTCGAGCAGAATGTTGCTGCTGGACTGAAATTCCTGTGTCATGTGCATAAATGTAGTGCATGTCATGGAAAAGAGAATAAGGATGATAAGAATATGCAGTTTGCAGTATGCAGGCTCTGCCCAACAACGTACCACTGGAAGTGTTTGCCCAGGTTTTCCCTTATACTGGAGAATGAAAGAGGCCTCCGAAATCCTCGGCCCTGTTCCGTTGTTAATATCTATTGATTAAACCagtattttcttttccttgtttGTCCTTGTTTTTCCAGTGATATCCCCTTTGAAGCAAAGGAAGACCCCAATGGCTACATATTTCAAAGGGCGTGGGATGGCATTCTTCGTGATCAAACTCTGATATACTGCATGTATGATGATTCTCTCACCTTTGTTGGCTATCTACTGCACACAAGTGACTCAATTATGCTGGATCCTTTGCAGGAAGCATGAGATCGTTAAAGAGCCAGGAATTCCCAGGAGGAAACTTATCATCTTTCCTGATGCCAAAAAtcctttaggccccgtttgggtccaaggaattggaatctatttaatggagtaggctaatttatgttggaatgtggcattccacaactttccaaagtttagatataagcctatcttaaattcatggggtgggagatggaaattgattctatagattatggttattagatggaattcaattcttatagcacgctcttagactcgcttctctatagtagaagtgcagcatacaagtatctctcccatatcaccaactataatatacaactatattccacatacaattatattagcttaattaatttgtgtctaaattatgattattaggatggaattcaattccaatgatccaaacggggccttagtgcCAAAAGGTCCTGAAAGTGCACCTAAGGAACAAGATATATTGGTCGAAGAAGAGCTACTTGACCACCCACCATCTGAACCATCTCGAACTCCTCCGCCACCTGCAACCGTCCAGAATCAGTGGTGCTACTCCAATCCTATGGACTCATTTGCGCCAAGTTCCTTGCATACTCGTCCATACCCAGGCTCGTGTGGTTGGATCGATGACTGACCATCCAGCCTATCTGCCCCTTAGAAATACCAACAGCAACAGATCCTTTGCAATGTGCAAAGACATTTTTAGCTTGGGTTTGTTAGATATCAGAAACCCAAGTTGTAGAAAGCCGATACCCTATCCAAGTCGAAGCGATGACTTGCCGGCCCATCAGAGAGGCTATCTCCATGAAAGAGGCTGGGACCAATCCGTCACTGGACCCTTCATCTGCCATGACTCACCGGGCCCACTTTATCATCCACAGGGGATGTGAGTTTGCAAGTAGGGCACAATCCACTCCCATTTTCCATGCAATCACTTCATCCAACAAGGAGAAAAATAAAGCGTTGATAACTTATAATGTTCCATACAGCTCTTATACACACTCCTGGTGCTTTGCACGTGGCACCCCAGGCCGGCCCCAGCTATGAAAGTCAGCGAGAGGATCAGCAAAACCCAAGACACTGTCTTGGACTTGTGAGCATGGTTGAAGAAGCCGGAGCCCGTCGAATCTGCCCCCAAAtattcaatcaactcctaggcCTCTCAGGCATGGAAACAAGAACTTGTAATCATTTTTATAATCTCCATATTAATAGCCACTGGAATCTTTTACACTGATCCTCTGGAAGCCTGCTGAGAATCCCAATGAGCAAATCAGACTGACAACTCAAGTCAATTGCAGGGTAGGGATTTGAATACTGTTGCATGCATAGGAATGCCTCGTAATCTTTGAGAGTTGAAGCACAAGCAAGAACACTGTTGACTGTAGCTTCTGGGAGAAGCCCAGCTTCGTTTTCGGATCTAACGAAGCGTCGGGATCTTTCTGCACGAAATGGAGTGCATCTGAAGGAGACAGTAGGCACACTGTTCCAAGTAAAGAAGTGCACCTGAAGGGAACAGTTCACGCGCGCGCACACTAGATTAGCTGTTCGTCGCGCGATCTTATATGCTCACAGTTCCAACGAAGATCTTAATGGCGTATTCACAAAGGAAATCAtagttttttttccatcttCTTCGTGTATCCAAATATTGTAACTCATCATCTATTTTACATAAAATAATAATCATCTGTAGATCGTACATAGCTCATGTTTCAAATTGTTTTAATAGGGAAAATACAGAGGTACTCTCAATCTCAAACATTGTGCTTCGAATCTTTTAAGTAGCTAACTGCAATATTCTTGCAAAATTCTAATTCCAAAAACTTATGAGCTAGTAATGAT
This sequence is a window from Setaria italica strain Yugu1 chromosome III, Setaria_italica_v2.0, whole genome shotgun sequence. Protein-coding genes within it:
- the LOC111256720 gene encoding protein ENHANCED DOWNY MILDEW 2-like, translated to MDCEGRQAMDGVENSGRVRQTPRRARDVKWKSKKKRKARPEDGDDVCAICDDGGYVTCCDGGCLRSFHLTEEHGEGSKCPSLGLTSEQAKVPLN
- the LOC101781058 gene encoding protein ENHANCED DOWNY MILDEW 2: DNCKYKQHQCSACGLLGSSDLSSGAEVFKCKNYACGHFYHPKCISELRHPDSKHQASLFEQNVAAGLKFLCHVHKCSACHGKENKDDKNMQFAVCRLCPTTYHWKCLPSDIPFEAKEDPNGYIFQRAWDGILRDQTLIYCMKHEIVKEPGIPRRKLIIFPDAKNPLGPLLYTLLVLCTWHPRPAPAMKVSERISKTQDTVLDL